The genomic segment ACGCCGACATCAAGCGCGCGCAGGCGGACGCCAAGGCCAGCAAGCAGTCCGATTCCAAGTCCACCAAGAAGTCCTCTTCCTGAGGCCTTCACTTCGCGCCTGCACAGGGCGCGACTTCAAAAAGCCGGGCCGCGCCCGGCTTTTTTCTTGGCCGTTGTCGAGACCGCTCCGCCAGGATCGTCGTACAGGTGGAACATCACGCAACCCTCAACCAAGGAGATCGACATGCGATTCATGGTCCTGGTCAAGGCCACCCGCGAGAGCGAAGCGGGCGAGATGCCGAGCACGGAATTGCTGGCCGCCATGGGCCGGTTCAACGAGGAGCTGGTCCGCGCCGGCGTCATGCAAAGCGGCGAGGGCCTGCACCCCACCGCCAGGGGCGCGCGGGTGCGCTTTTCGGGCCCGCAGCGCGAAGTGATCCAGGGGCCGTTCGGAGGCAACCCAGGCGACCTGGTGGCGGGCTTCTGGATCTGGAAGTGCGCTTCGCTCGAGGAGGCGATCGACTGGGTCAAGCGTTGCCCGAACCCGATGCCGGGCGACTCGGAGATCGAGATCCGGCGGATCTTCGAACCCGAGGACTTCGGCCAGGAGTTCACGCCGGAGCTGCGCGAGCAGGAAGAGCAGCTGCGCCAGCAGCTGTCCGGTTCGGGCGGCGGCCGCTGAGGGCCGCGCCCCGCACTGTCAGCGGCGCAGTTCCGACTTGTTCTGGATGATGCGGCCCACCAGGCCGTAATCGATCGCTTCCTCGGCGGACAGCCAGCGGTCGCGCTCGATGTCGGCCAGCACGCTGTCCAGCGGCTTGCCGGTTTCGCGGGCGATCGTCTGGGCGATGCGCTCGCGCGCCTTGATGATTTCGCGCGCGTGGATCGCGATGTCGCTCGCGGGCCCGCCCGCGCCACCGCTGGGCTGGTGGATCAGGAAGCGCGTGTTGGGCAGGCAGAAGCGCCGGTCGCGGGGCACGGCCAGGTACAGGTGCGTCGCGGCGCTGCCGACCCAGCCGGTTCCGATCATGTTCACCGGCGCGCCGATGAATCGGATGATGTCGTGGATCGCGTCGCCCGATTCCAGGTGGCCGCCGGGCGAGCTCACCAGCATGTCGATCGGCTTGTCGGATTCGGCGTCCAGCGCGATCAGGCGCCGGGCGATGTCGGCCGCCGAGCGGTCGCTGACCTCACCGAACAGCAGCACCGTCCGGGACTTGAAGGCCTTTTCCTCGAGGAAG from the Ramlibacter henchirensis genome contains:
- a CDS encoding YciI family protein → MRFMVLVKATRESEAGEMPSTELLAAMGRFNEELVRAGVMQSGEGLHPTARGARVRFSGPQREVIQGPFGGNPGDLVAGFWIWKCASLEEAIDWVKRCPNPMPGDSEIEIRRIFEPEDFGQEFTPELREQEEQLRQQLSGSGGGR
- a CDS encoding ATP-dependent Clp protease proteolytic subunit encodes the protein METPHEHDEPAAAPSTAEPRNAFLEEKAFKSRTVLLFGEVSDRSAADIARRLIALDAESDKPIDMLVSSPGGHLESGDAIHDIIRFIGAPVNMIGTGWVGSAATHLYLAVPRDRRFCLPNTRFLIHQPSGGAGGPASDIAIHAREIIKARERIAQTIARETGKPLDSVLADIERDRWLSAEEAIDYGLVGRIIQNKSELRR